A stretch of DNA from Streptomyces sp. NBC_00654:
TCCAGCATGGCGTTGCCAGCCTGGCTGAGGTTGATCACCTCCACTCCCCCGAGCGAAGCCGCCACCACCGGCCAGGTACCGGTCGGGCCGTCGGCTTCGAGGCAGTGGCTGATGGAACTGCCGTGGTGCACCCAGCGGCGCCGACCGTCCGGCAACGGTGCCAGCACCTCGCCATCAGCACGCAGTGCCACCAGTTCCGTGGGGGTCTGCTGGGGCAGCCACAGCTCGACGTTCTTCATGCCCATCGGCAGCCCGGCGAACCGCACGGTCCCCGGCTCCCCTGGGACCAGTCGCTGCGCGGTCCCGGGGCCCGCCATCCGCACCACATTGCCCATCGGTGCTTGTCGGCGCCCGGCAGGGGCACCGTCCACCAGCAGTTCCAGCATCCCGGTCGGGCGAGGTCGGGGGTCGGTGTCGAGCTGTCCTGTGGAGGTGAGTACCTCGAACTCAAGCTCACGCGCATCGGTACGGAACACCAGCCGTACCCCTGAAGGCATCACCGTCACTCCGTAGACCGACGGGTCCTGGTACTGCTCCTTGGTCCACGCGGGCAACCGGCGAGGCATCACCCCCGCCCGCGTCCGCTCCAAGTCCAGCGCACCTCGTAACTCCACCGGCCCGCCCACCAGCGGAAATGCCCGCATTGCCACCGTCACGACTCCCCAACGTTCTCAGGTCCGGATGTGAGTACGCACCCGCGAGTTCTCTACCGCCACCCTGGCACACAAGCCGACACGCTCAACTGGCCAAGCACAACGCTCACTGGCCAGCTGAAACGCTCAGTCGCACATCTCCTGTCCCACCGGCTCGGCAAAGCCAGGAGCAGCAGTAAGGGCCCGAACCTATGAGGCGGTTCGGGCCCTTACTGCTGGGTGATCTACAGATCGAACTCCAGGTGTTCCACGTCGGTGAAGCGCACCTCTTCCAGGCTTCCGGCGCGGCGGCCGCCGTCCTGGAAGTAGACCTCCTTGAGGGCTTCGGCCGCGATCTCCTGGAGTTCGGTGTCGCTGCCGCCGGCCGCCTGGGCGTCGAAGAGGCGTGCGGCGTAGACCGGGGGCAGGGCGATGGTCAGGTGCCGGATGCGGTCCTGGTCCGTCGACCCGATCGGGGCGGTGTAGCCCATGCGGGCACGGGCGTCGATGACGATGCCGCCGGTCGTCGCCGCCTTCTCGCGGGCCTTGGCCCGGATCTGCGGCTGCCACCGCTTGGTCACCTCGCGCTCCAGGCGGGCGGCGAGGTCGGCGCGCGGCCTCTTGGCCGTGCCCGCCACGTACCGCTCCACCTGCCGCTGGGACAAGCCGAGCAGTTCGGCGACCGCCTTCGTGCCGCCGAGCTGCTTGACCATGTACCGCACCTGCGGGCCCGCGTTCTTGGGTGCCGGGCGGGTGAACGCCTTCTGCACCGCCTTGTCCAGGCCGTCCCCGAACATGCTCATCGCCTGCTCTCTCCCCTACTCGCCGTTGTCGATGTCGGTGACGGTGCCGTCCTTGATGGACCGGGCGAGGTTGAGCTCCGGGGCGTCGAACCGCTCCCGGACCTCCTCGCCCCACAGGACGGACTGGGTGCCCTCGTGCTTGACCAGGCCGGGGTTGATGCCGAGCCTGAACCCACCGGGCAGCGGCTTGCCCTCCCGGCAGGGCAGGAAGTCCAGCGGCGAGGACCCGTTCGCGGCGTAGACGACGCAGTCGGACAGGATCGCGATGGGGTACTGCCCGGTGAACGCCGCGTGCTTGATCATCTTCCTGTGGAGGTTGATGCGGGTGCGGGAGATGACCGCCGCGCGGATGTCGGGCCGCCATGTCGGGCGCTCCAGGCCCGCCACCGCTCCCCGGACGTCCAGCCCTCGCCGCGGAGCCGCTCGCGCAGCTTCCCCAGCCCGCCCTTCACCGTAGCCTTGACCGCGCCCACGACGATCGCCCTCTCCGGGTCGCGGCCCTTGTAGCCGTCCATCGCCGCCAGGAAGTCGGCCGGCGGCAGGTCGGCGTCAACGCCGAGGTCGGCCATCGTGGCGAGGTAGGCGTCGCGCAGCCGCGTGTACCAGCCGTCCAGGTAGCGGCCGTGCTCGCGCCGCACCCACGCCTCGGCCGGGCGCACCTCGTAGCCGAGCTCCACCGCGTACGCGATGGTGGGCGTCGCGTACCAGGCCGGGCCCTCGGGCCGCTCGCCCTTCGGCGTGAACAGGCTGCCGTCCAGCTTCACCCACTCCTTGCCGACCTTCCTGGAATCCGGTGTGCTGTGAAGCCCCAGGCCGATGGCGGGTCCTGGGGCTTCGTTCATGCGTTCATGCGCGGAAAGCGGTTGTGTGGCCGGTCAGCGGTTAAGAGGTCATCTCATTTGGCTGATTCGGTAGTCTGTTGGTCATGGTGGGGATCGTTGAGCGTCTGGTGCCGGACGAGTTGTGGGAGTTGTTCCAGCGGGTGGTGCCGGAGGCACCGTCGCGGCCTCAGGGTGGCGGTCGGCGTCGGCACGGCGACCGGGAAGTGCTGGCCGCAATCGTGTTCGTGGCCACGTCAGGCTGCACGTGGCAGCAGTTGCCTTCCGCGTCGTTCGGCCCGTCGGGAGCGACCGCCCATCGGCGCTTCTCGGAGTGGTCGAAGGCCCGGGTGTGGGCCAAGCTCCACCGTGTGGTCCTCGACGAGCTCGGTGCCCGCGGCGAGCTGGACTGGTCTCGTTGCGCGATCGACTCGGTGAACATGCGGGCCCTGAAAAGGGGGACCTGACGGGTCCGAATCCTGTCGACCGGGGCAAGTACGGGTCGAAGATCCACCTGATCACCGAGCGGACCGGTCTGCCCCTGTCTGTCGGAATCTCCGGAGCCAACGTCCACGACAGCCAGGCCCTGATCCCGCTCGTGAAGGGCATACCGCCTATCCGTTCCCGCCGCGGCCCCCGTCGACGCAGGCCCGCCAAGCTCCACGCCGACAAGGGATACGACTATCGCCACCTGCGGGAGTGGTTGTCCCAGCGGGGCATCCGGCACCGCATCGCCCGCAAGGGAATCGAGACCTCGCAGCGACTCGGCCGACACCGCTGGACCATCGAACGCACCATGGCCTGGCTCGCCGGCTGCCGCCGACTGCACCGCCGCTACGAACGCAAGGCCGCCCACTTCCTCGCGTTCACGAGCATCGCCTGCACCCTCATCTGCTACCGCAGACTCACCAAATGAGATGACGTCTAAAGACTTCTTCGATCTTGTCGGCCATCTGCCTGGCCTGGATGTCGCGGCCCTTCTCGTTGGGGTGTCCGTACCAGGGGATCTTGGTGTTGAGGAGTTCGAGCTTGGAGTTCTCCAGCAGGCCGCCGATGCCGCGGTCGGCGCCGTCGAACGCCGTGTTGGCGCCGGTGCTGGCGTAGAGGTCGACGAAGTCGGCGCCGCCTTCGGCGTCGGCGGCGGCCTTCTTCATGGCGTCGTTCAGTCGCTTCTGGATCTGGTCCAGGACCGGCAGGGCGTCCTGGGGGATGTCGGCGAACGGCAGCTGCGTCTGACCGGGCGCCGCGGTCAGGCACTTGGTGGTGTCCTCGGGCACGAGCCGGGGGTAGCCGACCAGGACGCGCTTCGCGTCGGGGGCGAAGTAGCCGATGCGGTCAAGCAGCTCCTCCAGCTCCCCGCCGACCTGCTCGAACTGGCCGTCCAGCCACTGCTTTCCGTCCCCGGTCTCGAAGAACTCACCGCACTTGGCGGCCGGCTCGTCCTTGTCCACCGGGTCGCCCGGCAGCAGAGAGGGCTGCCGGAGCTCGTCGGAGCACTGAGTCCTTTTCAACCTGACCGTGGGGCTGTGGTGTTGGTTGGTGCGGGCTGTACGGAACGACGAAGCTCCTGGTAGACGGGTTCTCGACCAAGATCACCCGTGTCCGCCAGGAGCTTCGCGTGCTTGCCTACCCGTCGTCGATCGATCTTTCCAGCAGTACCTTGCAGCACCTGGCCGAGCAGCTTGCAGTCCGGCGACGGGAGATCGGTACCCGGTGGCGACGCCTGCCCGCCGGCCGCCAGGCCCTGCTCGCCCTGGCCCACCTGCGGTGCGGCGACACCTACGCCCAGCTTGCCGCCGGCTTCGGAATCGGCATCGCTACCGTCCACCGGTACATACACGGGGCCATCGAAGTCCTGGCCGTTCGCGCTCCGACCCTGGCCCAGGCGATGGAGACGGCCCGGACGAAAGCGTTCGTGATCCTGGACGGCACTCTGCTGCCGATCGACCGGATCGCCGCCGACACCCCCTACCACTCGGGAAAACACAAGCGGCACGGCATGAACGTCCAGGTCCTCACCGACCCATTCGGCCGACTGCTCTGGGCTTCCCCGGCTCTGCCTGGAGCCACTCACGACCTGACCGCGGCCCGAAGCCATGGCATCGTCGACGCGCTCGCGGCCGCAGGACTGAAGTGCTGGGCGGACAAGGCCTACCAAGGCGCCGGCCGGCACATTCGAGTCCCCTTCCGGGGCCGACGGCTCAAGCGCTGGAAGCGACGGCACAACAGCAGTCACGCCAAGATCCGCTGCGTCGGCGAGCAGGCCATGGCCGTGCTGAAAGGTTGGCACCTCCTACGGAAGCTCCGCTGCAGCACCAACCGGATCACCGACATCGTGAAGGCAGTCCTCGTCCTCCACCACGCCTCAACATGAGGTTGGAAAAGGCTCACTGCCGAGGCCGGCACGGTCAACGACCTGGAGAGGGTGCGATGTTCGACACCGAAGGCGTGGGCGTCTTCCTCGGGATGGACGTCGGCAAGACCGCCCATCACGGTCACGGGCTCACCCCAGCCGGGAAGAAGGTCTTCGACAAGCCGATGCCCAACAGCGAACCCAAGCTGCGGGCCGTCTTCGACAAGCTCAAAGCCAAGTTCGGCACTGTGCTGGTGATCGTGGACCAGCCCGCGTCCATCGGTGCCCTGCCGCTGACCGTCGCCCGCGACGCGGGCTGCGAGGTCGCTTACGGCCTGGGGATGAATAGCCCCGGTGTTGGTGGGGCCGTGACATGAGAAGGGCCGCACGGGTTGGGTGAGTTGTGACGCTTACCTGGGCCCGTGCGGCCTGCTCCCATCCTGCCCTGTCCGGGGTCTCTCGCGCACATCTCGGCGAGTTGCTCGAAGAGTTGTCGCCGCGTTGGTGGGCCCGGCGTGAGTCGGCGCTCGACCGGCAGCGGGGCTACAAACAGCGCCGGGCGGAGGGGGCCGGGCGCAAGCCGAAGCTGGAGTTCGTCGACCGGCTGCTGGTCACCCTCGTCCACCTGCGGCTCGGCCTGCCTCACGCCGCTCTGGCCGAGCTGTACCGGGTGGACCGCTCCACGGTCTCCGCCGCGATCCGCCAGGTCAGGCCCCTGCTCGCTGCCCGCGGCTTCGCCGTGCCCGACCGCCCCGGCGTCAGGCTGCGGACCTTGGAAGATGCGTTCGCCTACGCCGATCTTGAAGGCGTGGACCTGCGGATCGACGGCACCGAGGTTCAGGTCCGACGCCCCCGCGCCGGACGGCCGGGGCGCAAGGCCTTCGTGTCCGGCAAGAAGAAGCAGAACACGATCAAGACCACCACCTTCAGCGACCAGCAGGGCCGCACGCTGTTCTCCGGTGTCGTCCGCCCGGGCCGGATGCACGACCAGACCGCCCTGCGCACCGAGGGCATCGCGGACCAGCTCCGCCGGCACCCGGGGGTGAAGGCCGAGGTCGACTCGGGATACCAGGGCCTGGCCAAGGAGTTCCCCAGCCAGGTCAGCGCCCCTCCGAAGAAGCCGGCCGAGGACGCCTGCGACGGGGACAAGCGGGCCTGGCGCGAGATGCGCCGCCGCCAGTCCCCGGCGCGGATCTGCGTGGAGCACACCAACGCCGAGTACAAGCAGTGGCGCCCCCTCCAGCGGTACACCGGCCGACGCGAGACCTACGCCGAGACCCACCTCGCGATCGCCTCGCTGGTCTCCGACCGCTCCGCACGACGCCCGACCCGCCGCCGGACGAACACCGAACTCGTCCTCGCCCGCAACACCGTCTGCTGATCACCCACCAGCCGAACCACCAGGCCAACACGCCCCGACCCCAATTTCACCCAAGGTCGTAAGCGATCCTCGCCCTCCGCCACTCCACTTCATCGGCAGCCATCAGGGCCTGGACGCTGTACATGTCACCGACCCGCAGATTGCCCGGCGTGCTGTACACGCCGTAGGTGCCTATGACGGAGACGGCCGCCGTACGCAACCGGGCCGGATGGCAACGTGCACTCTGTCCCGGCCCCTGCGGAGTCAGAGCGGGCCCTCTAACGGCGGCGTCCGAACAGGCGGCGGTTCTTCTTCGCCTCCGCTTCGGACGCCCGGTGCTGTGCTTCGCCCGCATCGGTCCCCGTATACCGGCTCATGACAGTGAAACCCACCCGCGCAAGAACCCAGCCAGCACAAACACCGAAAGGTTAAGGACCAGTGAGCGCCAGTGGTGTGATGGCTTCATGCGACGTGAGAACTGTGTGACCAGGAACCACATAGAGGTGTGGCGTGCACGTGCCCTGCCGGCAGCTCCGGAACAGGTCACGTTCTGGAAGGTGTTGCGTGGTTCTCTCCTGCCACTCCTGGTCTGGTCCGGCGTCGCGTGCTTCGTGTACTTCGTCTACGGCCCAGTCGTGGCGGTGGTCCTCGGTGGGCTCTTCGCCGTGTCGTTCATCGTGGGGTTCAGGCTCCGCCGCAGGGCCGGACACTCCGTTCGCTGCAGCGTCTACGGCGCGGTGGGCGGTGCGCTCGACAAGTCCATGACCGGGTTCTGAGGTACTGCGGCGGAATCGGCCCGTCCTTGTATCGGGGGTGCCTTTCGGAAGTCCACGGTCATGCACGACGTCAACGAGCGGGAGTACGCCTGGTACGTGCGTTTGCGCGAGGAGTTCCCCATGCGCACTGCCGGGTTCGGTATGGGCGTGGAGCGCTTCCTGATGTGGGTGCTCGGGCATGGCGACATCCGCGACATTCCCCTGATCGACCGGATCAACGAGACCCCCGCCTTTCCGGCCGTGGTGATCCGTCCGTAGCGAGGACATTTCATGAACACAACATTGCGTGGCTCGGTGCTGCGACAACGGGACTACCGGCTGCTGTGGTTCGGCGAGACCGCCAGGACCCTCGGGAACAGCGTGACCTCCGTGACCTTGCCGCTGATCGCGGTGACCGTGCTGGAAACGGGGGCCACGGCGGTGGGTGTCCTGGCGGCGGCGGTCTGGCTGCCCTGGCTGCTGATCGGCTTGCCGGCCGGCGCCTGGGTGGACCGCATGCGCCGACGCCCCTTGATGATCGTCTGCAACATGGTGTCCGCGGCGCTCTGCGTGAGCGTTCCGCTCGCCGCTTGGCTGGACGCCCTGACCTTCGCCCACCTGCTGATCGTCGCGCTGGCTCTGGGCACCAGCGCCGTGTTCTTCAATACCGCGAACCATGCCTACCTGCCCACCGTCCTGGCCGGAGAGAAGCTGCTCGAAGGCAACTCCAAGCTCCAGGCGAGCGAGTCGGCGACCAACGTGGCGGGCCCCGGCCTCGCCGGCCTGATCACCCAGTTCATCGGCGCGGTCGCCGGACTGCTCCTGGACGCGGCCACCTTCCTGGTCTCCACGCTCTGCCTCACCTCGATCCGCGCGAAGGAGCAGCCCCCGGCGCCAGACGCCCCGGCGGAAAGCCTGCGGACCCGGATCCGCGAAGGCCTGCGGTTCGTCCTCCGCGACCGCTACCTACGGCCCATGGTCGTCTACGGCGCCTTCGTCAACCTGGCCCTGATGGGCTACCAGGCGGTCCAGGTGGTGTTCCTGGTGCGCACGGTGGGCGTCAACTCCGCCACGGTCGGACTGCTGCTGATGTCGGGCAGCCTCGGTGGCATCATCGGAGCGGTCCTCGCCGAAGCGGTGGGACGCCGCTTCGGCACGGGCCGCGGCATGCTGCTGATGCAGCTCCTCACCAGCCCCTTCGCGCTGCTGATGCCCCTGGCCTCCGAGGGGGCCGGTCTGGCCTTCTACGCGGCCGGGGCGTTCGTGGTCGGCGTCGGCGTCACCGCGTGCAACGTCGTCCTCGGCAGCTTCCGCCAGACGTTCTGCCCGCCCCGGCTACTGGGACGAGTCGTGGCCACCACCATGGTCCTCAACCACAGCACCATCCCCCTCGGCTCGCTGCTCGGCGGCCTCCTCGGCGACGCCCTCGGGCCGCGTACCGCCATGTGGATCATGACCGGACTCCTGGCCCCCTGCTGGCTCGTCCTGGCCTTCGGCCCGATGCGACAGCAACGCGACCTCCCCACCAGCTACCGGCCCGCCAACATCCCAGAGATGGACAGAACGTGACGACCGCCAACAGTACTTCCGCCGTCTCAGCCGTTCCCACAGTCCGCTACTACGAGGAACTCGGCTGCTGGGTGGTGTGGGGCAGCAAGCGGCCCAGGCGGCGCTGTCACGTTGGCTGACCGGGTGGGATGATCTTCGAGTTGGTCATGGTGGAGGGGGGTGTCCGTGGGCGGTACGTTGCCGTCGCACAAGGGGCACCGGTACCCGGTGGAGATCATCTCCCACTGTGTGTGGCTGTACTTCCGGTTCCCGCTCAGCTTCCGCGAGGTCGAGGAGCTGATGCTCGAGCGCGGTGTGTTCGTCTCCTACGAGACGGTCCGCCGCTGGTGCGCCAAGTTCGGGCAGGCCTACGCCAACGTACTGCGCCGCCGGCAGCCCCGGCCGGGGGACAAGTGGCACCTGGACGAGGTCCTCATCAAGGTCAACGGCGAGGTGAAGTACCTGTGGCGGGCCGTCGACGTCGGCGGCAACGTGCTCGACATCCTGATCCAGAACCGCCGCGACAAGGCCGCGGCCAGGCGTTTCTTCCGCAGACTCCTCAAAGAGACCGGCACGGTGCCGCGGCTGGTCGTCACCGACAAGCACCCGCTCCTGCAGCGCCGCCCACCGCGAGGCGATGCCCTCGGTCGAGCACCGCTCCCACAAAGGACTGAACAACCGGGCGGAGAACTCGCACCAGCCCACCAGGCAGCGCGAGCGCGCGACGAAGGGCCTCCGCAGCGTCGGTGGCGCCCAAGGATTCCTGGCCGCGTTCAGCGGCATCCCGCCCCACTTCCGACCCGGCCGCTACCACCGAACCGCACCCGACCACCGCCTCGAGATGACCGTCCGCCTCACGAACTGGGACCAGATCACCGACGACGCCGGCCCGCCCGCCACGGCCTGACCGACAGCCAACAACCGCCTCGACCACGCCCTGACACACCGCCAGACACCTATACCCCCGACAACGTGACAACGCCCCCGGGGCGTCTTGGCTGATCGCCGGGGCCCGTGGTGTTACTGAAAGAGCTACTGCGTCAGCGCGGCAAGGGCCTGGTCGGCCATCTGTACGCCCATCGTGGCCGCGATGGTGGTGCCAGCCTCAAGGAGCTTGTCCTTAACCTGCGTAGCGAACTGGCGCAGGCGGCCCGGCTCGGGGTTCTCGGAGGTCGCCTCGGTGTGGAGGTCCTGGGCTACACGTTCCAGGGGCCCTGACCCCGGAGTTTGGACACCGGAGAGACTTGGATCTTGATGGTCCAGGAGAACGGAGTCCCTGTGGGGATGAAGCACTATCCCACCGAGTTCAAGGCGGACGCGGTGGCGCTCTACCGGTCGCGTCCGGGAGCGACGATCAAGTCGGTTGCCACCGATCTCGGGGTGAACACCGAGACGCTGCGGAACTGGATCCGGGCCGCCGACGGACGCCGTGCCGGTGCCCACTCCGCGCCTGCGGCTGCGCCGCAGCCTGGCGGCGAGCTGGTTCAGGCGGAGCTGGCCGCCGCGCGCAAGAGGATCCGCGAGCTGGAGGAAGAACGCGACATCCTCCGCAAGGCGGCCCGGTATTTCGCGACGGAGACGCGCTGGTGACCCGCTGCCAGTTCGTTGAAGATCATCAGCGCCGGTTCGGCGTCAAGCGGCTCTGTGACATTCTCGGGATCTCCCGCTCGAGCTTCTACTACTGGCGCCGGACCGCCCCTGCCAGGGTGGCCCGGCAGGCCGCTGACGCCCAGCTCGCCGCCCGGATACGCAAGGTCCACGAGGACTCCGACGGCACCTACGGCGCCCCGAGAATCACCGCTGAGCTCCGCGACGACGGCGGCCAGGCGGTCAACCACAAGCGGGTTGCGAGGATCATGCGGACGATCGGGCTCGAGGGCGTCCGGCTGCGGCGCCGGCAGCGCACCACCGTCGCGGACCCGGCCGCGCCGAAGGCGCCGGACCTGATCGGGCGTGACTTCACCGCCACGGCCCCGAACACGAAGTACGTCGGCGACATCACCTACCTGAGGATCGGTGGCGGGAAGTTCTGCTATCTCGCGACCGTCATCGACCTCTGCTCGAGACGCCTGGCGGGGTGGGCAGTCGCCGATCACATGCGGACCGAACTCGTTACCGACGCCCTGGCCGCCGCCGAGCGGACCCGCGGGAGCCTGGCCGGGGCGGTGATGCACACCGACCACGGCTCGCAATACACGAGCCGAGAATTCGCCGAAGCCTGCAGGTCAGCAGGGGTCCGTCAGAGCATGAGCGCGGTCGGGTCCAGCGCGGACAACGCACTGGCGGAGTCGTTCAACGCGACCTTCAAAGAGAGACGCTGAAGGGGCAAAGGGGCTGGCCAAGCGAGCGTGAGGCCCGGCTCGACGCCTTCCGATGGCTGACCCGATACAACACCCGACGCCGGCATTCCCGCCTCGGACAACGCTCCCCGATCGCCTACGAGACCACCTTCCACCCACTATCAACTACCCTGACCCGAGCCGCATAGATGTGTTCAAGCTCCGGGGTCAAGGCCCGTCCGCGCATCCCCCACCAAATCGCTCACACGCCGTCAACAAGCCAGAACCCAAAGCGTTTCGGATCAATATGGAGTACCCGGGGCGGGAGCTGAGCAGCCGGGGCAGCCCAAGCTTGCCACCGTTACGGTTCATTGAGATAGACATGATGGTCGGCAACCAAAAGGGCGCGTTCTTCTTCCTGTGCGGGAATTTATGGCCGAAAATCCTCGGAACATATCGGACAGTTAGGCGTCTAAGCCTCCTATTGCCAGGCATTCTCTTTCAAGAAGGACGCGATAGGTGGAGGCAATACAGGCCCGGTCGACATCGCCATATGGTAACGTCTCGACTTGCACGTGGGGGGATCATGTGGTGATATTTCTATTCCCAGGGGGGGCATTATGAATTCACTGACATCACGTATAGCTGGCTCAAGGATTACCAAAGGGGTCATGGTAGGAGCCATGGCAGTTGCGGCTATCGGTCTGGCTGCGCCACTGTCGAGCGCCTCCAATGAGTCCAGCTGGGATTACGGGTGCCGTGGGTACTGGTACACGACTTCTGGCCACGGCCACTGCTCGAGCGCGACTATGACAATGCACCCATACAAGACGAAGTACAACTGCAATAACGAGATCGACACGACGAACATCGAGTGGCTGAAGAGTGGTTTCTCGGGCAAGTTCGACACCCATGAATGCACGTTCAAGATCAACAATACAGACGTATACGTGTAGTTCCAAGAATGCCTCGATGGTGGGCCCACCATTACGGCGGGCCCACCATCTTTTCGGAGAATTCACCAATGCCGACAGGACCTATCGCTCAATTGACGTCCCTCACGCAGGGGTACGGTGGTCGAAGAATTATCGAGGATCTCGATCTTTCCATCCAGACCGGCGTCACGGGCCTGTTGGGCCCCAATGGGGCGGGCAAGACCACCCTCTTCCGTACCCTGGCTACGATTGCACCGCCGTTGAGCGGGCAGCTAGAGCTGTTCGGTGAATCCATCAGTAACGAACGGCAGGCGCGGCGAGCTCGCCGTAACATCGGCTACCTCCCGCAGGATTTCGGCTATTACCCGGCGTTCTCGATAACTGATTTCGTCCGCTACTGCGCATGGTTGCGGGAGGTGCCTTCCAAGAAGGCCGACTCGATGACCAGAGAGGCGTTGGGGGCTGTTGGCCTAGCTGATCGGGCCCAGGACCGTATGAAGTCTCTGTCCGGCGGCATGCTCCGCAGGGCTGGGATCGCCGCGGCCATCGTTGGCTCGCCCGACCTGCTCCTGCTGGACGAGCCGACCGTCGGTCTCGACCCAGCGCAACGCCTCGACTTCCGCGAGCTCATCCGCTACCTCGCCCGCGCGGGAACAGCCGTAGTCCTCAGTACCCACTTGGTCGAAGACGTGGGCGCCGCCTGCGACACAGTCCTTGTCCTGCACGACGGCCAGGTGCGCCACAGCAGCGCACCCCAGCAGCTAGCAGAGCTGGCCACGCCCATGGCTCCCGGCGACAACCCCCTGGAACGCGGCTACATGACGGTACTCGGCGGCCAGTGGTCGGACGAGGGGGACGCAGCGTGAACGCGTATCGCATCGAACTGCGCCGCTCACCACTCCTGACGGCGCTGCCCGTGATGATCGTCGTCGACCTGGTGGTTCTCTTCGGTCGCACCCGCTACTGGATTG
This window harbors:
- a CDS encoding XRE family transcriptional regulator codes for the protein MSMFGDGLDKAVQKAFTRPAPKNAGPQVRYMVKQLGGTKAVAELLGLSQRQVERYVAGTAKRPRADLAARLEREVTKRWQPQIRAKAREKAATTGGIVIDARARMGYTAPIGSTDQDRIRHLTIALPPVYAARLFDAQAAGGSDTELQEIAAEALKEVYFQDGGRRAGSLEEVRFTDVEHLEFDL
- a CDS encoding GDSL-type esterase/lipase family protein gives rise to the protein MRAFPLVGGPVELRGALDLERTRAGVMPRRLPAWTKEQYQDPSVYGVTVMPSGVRLVFRTDARELEFEVLTSTGQLDTDPRPRPTGMLELLVDGAPAGRRQAPMGNVVRMAGPGTAQRLVPGEPGTVRFAGLPMGMKNVELWLPQQTPTELVALRADGEVLAPLPDGRRRWVHHGSSISHCLEADGPTGTWPVVAASLGGVEVINLSQAGNAMLDPYVARTIRDMPADLISLKVGVNIVGLATFRLRTFGPAVHGFLDTIRDGHPDTPLLLMSPVSCPALDTTPGPTAMGPDGKITALGDPADVARGALSLTVVRDELARIVADRRARDPHLHYLDGRELLGPHEVDDLADGLHPTAAAYRRMGKRFAAHAFADDGPFR
- a CDS encoding MFS transporter, translating into MNTTLRGSVLRQRDYRLLWFGETARTLGNSVTSVTLPLIAVTVLETGATAVGVLAAAVWLPWLLIGLPAGAWVDRMRRRPLMIVCNMVSAALCVSVPLAAWLDALTFAHLLIVALALGTSAVFFNTANHAYLPTVLAGEKLLEGNSKLQASESATNVAGPGLAGLITQFIGAVAGLLLDAATFLVSTLCLTSIRAKEQPPAPDAPAESLRTRIREGLRFVLRDRYLRPMVVYGAFVNLALMGYQAVQVVFLVRTVGVNSATVGLLLMSGSLGGIIGAVLAEAVGRRFGTGRGMLLMQLLTSPFALLMPLASEGAGLAFYAAGAFVVGVGVTACNVVLGSFRQTFCPPRLLGRVVATTMVLNHSTIPLGSLLGGLLGDALGPRTAMWIMTGLLAPCWLVLAFGPMRQQRDLPTSYRPANIPEMDRT
- a CDS encoding ATP-binding cassette domain-containing protein, translated to MTSLTQGYGGRRIIEDLDLSIQTGVTGLLGPNGAGKTTLFRTLATIAPPLSGQLELFGESISNERQARRARRNIGYLPQDFGYYPAFSITDFVRYCAWLREVPSKKADSMTREALGAVGLADRAQDRMKSLSGGMLRRAGIAAAIVGSPDLLLLDEPTVGLDPAQRLDFRELIRYLARAGTAVVLSTHLVEDVGAACDTVLVLHDGQVRHSSAPQQLAELATPMAPGDNPLERGYMTVLGGQWSDEGDAA
- a CDS encoding transposase, producing MLEELSPRWWARRESALDRQRGYKQRRAEGAGRKPKLEFVDRLLVTLVHLRLGLPHAALAELYRVDRSTVSAAIRQVRPLLAARGFAVPDRPGVRLRTLEDAFAYADLEGVDLRIDGTEVQVRRPRAGRPGRKAFVSGKKKQNTIKTTTFSDQQGRTLFSGVVRPGRMHDQTALRTEGIADQLRRHPGVKAEVDSGYQGLAKEFPSQVSAPPKKPAEDACDGDKRAWREMRRRQSPARICVEHTNAEYKQWRPLQRYTGRRETYAETHLAIASLVSDRSARRPTRRRTNTELVLARNTVC
- a CDS encoding amino acid--tRNA ligase-related protein, with the protein product MHDVNEREYAWYVRLREEFPMRTAGFGMGVERFLMWVLGHGDIRDIPLIDRINETPAFPAVVIRP
- a CDS encoding IS5 family transposase (programmed frameshift), giving the protein MVGIVERLVPDELWELFQRVVPEAPSRPQGGGRRRHGDREVLAAIVFVATSGCTWQQLPSASFGPSGATAHRRFSEWSKARVWAKLHRVVLDELGARGELDWSRCAIDSVNMRALKGDLTGPNPVDRGKYGSKIHLITERTGLPLSVGISGANVHDSQALIPLVKGIPPIRSRRGPRRRRPAKLHADKGYDYRHLREWLSQRGIRHRIARKGIETSQRLGRHRWTIERTMAWLAGCRRLHRRYERKAAHFLAFTSIACTLICYRRLTK
- a CDS encoding transposase family protein — translated: MLAYPSSIDLSSSTLQHLAEQLAVRRREIGTRWRRLPAGRQALLALAHLRCGDTYAQLAAGFGIGIATVHRYIHGAIEVLAVRAPTLAQAMETARTKAFVILDGTLLPIDRIAADTPYHSGKHKRHGMNVQVLTDPFGRLLWASPALPGATHDLTAARSHGIVDALAAAGLKCWADKAYQGAGRHIRVPFRGRRLKRWKRRHNSSHAKIRCVGEQAMAVLKGWHLLRKLRCSTNRITDIVKAVLVLHHAST